A region from the Chlamydiales bacterium genome encodes:
- a CDS encoding TolC family protein produces the protein MRNTTLLSSTFGILLLCTGCLPDSAVLSPNSFAPTTSDKYWTPREEPKLRRLFPVTYPEQESPLTLAELVDIALRNNTQTQLTWAQAREAAAKYGQSQSPLFPTATGVFNYEHLRIPIFISPAFNPPGLQTAPTPTNLQEVIYSQWGPALQLSYQVLDFGQTRLTSLAAREALYYADFTHNRAIQNVLQTITLDYYSYLYQKQLLDAYQADVETAKTTLQSADQKLTSGVADVSDVLQATTDLMQKETLFVEQKQEVENAYATLLNDMGLPATFCFNVEGLPKDLPNEPMIKNVDDLLTLALQERYDLKAGESDLKSKEYAVKAATQAFYPTVQFNFNIGRTYFTGGVHDNYDYIAALSLNFPLFSGFQTINNLRQARAKRDESSATLRQKQLSIIKEITTSHYNVKVSHQALTYADKYLKAAAKQYRVSLSKYKAGTANIIDVISAQSFLSDARAKLANGQQQWYTSLATLAYATGIHTQNVVDSIVQPAPAIRASTIEEVGYPKCSEHPNSEELP, from the coding sequence ATTGTTGTGCACGGGCTGCTTGCCCGATAGCGCTGTCTTGTCGCCGAATAGCTTTGCGCCAACTACATCGGATAAGTACTGGACGCCACGTGAAGAGCCGAAACTTCGTCGACTTTTCCCCGTTACCTATCCCGAACAAGAGTCGCCACTTACACTAGCTGAGCTGGTCGATATCGCACTTCGCAACAACACCCAAACGCAACTGACATGGGCGCAGGCCAGAGAGGCTGCTGCGAAGTATGGACAGTCGCAAAGCCCTCTCTTTCCTACAGCCACTGGCGTCTTTAACTACGAGCACCTACGCATCCCAATTTTTATTAGCCCAGCTTTTAACCCTCCAGGATTGCAGACCGCTCCAACCCCTACCAACCTCCAAGAGGTCATCTACAGCCAGTGGGGCCCTGCGCTGCAACTCTCCTACCAGGTTCTAGACTTTGGACAGACGCGGCTCACCAGCCTTGCAGCGCGAGAAGCGCTCTACTACGCGGATTTCACTCACAACCGCGCCATCCAAAATGTACTGCAGACGATTACCCTCGACTATTACAGCTACCTCTACCAGAAGCAGCTTCTTGACGCCTATCAGGCAGATGTTGAGACAGCGAAGACGACACTTCAATCGGCAGATCAGAAGCTAACGAGCGGTGTTGCCGACGTCTCCGACGTGCTGCAAGCTACAACAGATCTAATGCAGAAAGAGACCCTCTTTGTAGAGCAGAAGCAAGAAGTGGAAAATGCCTACGCCACACTTTTAAACGACATGGGACTTCCAGCGACCTTCTGCTTCAATGTTGAAGGGCTTCCCAAAGACCTCCCCAACGAGCCGATGATTAAGAATGTCGACGATCTACTAACTCTTGCACTGCAAGAGCGATACGATTTAAAAGCAGGAGAGTCTGATCTGAAGTCGAAGGAGTACGCGGTAAAAGCTGCAACGCAGGCCTTCTATCCGACGGTCCAGTTCAACTTCAACATCGGCCGCACCTACTTTACAGGAGGCGTGCACGATAACTACGACTACATCGCAGCCCTCTCGCTCAACTTCCCTCTCTTCAGCGGCTTTCAGACTATTAACAATCTGCGTCAAGCGCGCGCAAAAAGAGATGAGTCGTCAGCAACTTTAAGACAGAAGCAGCTCTCAATTATCAAAGAGATCACCACATCCCACTATAATGTAAAAGTCTCTCATCAAGCACTCACCTACGCGGACAAGTATCTTAAAGCTGCGGCCAAACAGTACAGAGTCTCTCTCAGCAAATACAAGGCCGGCACAGCAAACATTATCGATGTGATCTCAGCTCAGAGCTTTCTTTCCGATGCGCGTGCAAAACTCGCAAACGGCCAGCAGCAGTGGTACACATCACTTGCAACCCTTGCCTATGCAACGGGCATTCATACTCAAAATGTTGTCGACAGTATCGTTCAACCAGCTCCTGCCATTAGAGCCTCGACGATTGAAGAGGTCGGTTATCCAAAGTGCAGCGAGCATCCAAACTCGGAGGAGCTCCCATGA
- a CDS encoding efflux RND transporter periplasmic adaptor subunit: MKKTLIFSSLCLLSLTQCSKPPAQAPRLAPVAVVQPTQTDVALYKEYVGHVTPFVTVEVRSQIAGTIMAKYFTEGQLVKKDSPLLLIDDRPYIADLHKAEGALSRTIASLKFNEEKTHRYASLVQEEFVSQLDYDQYVTNVLEDKGTIKENLADIEIAKLNIGYCHINAPMDAIAGVLNVEVGNYVDKGGSNPLMVLNQVTPIYVDFYVPEKDLPQIQKLQRTGQLKTLAYLNEDLNSCFEGELTLINNQVDESTGTILLRATFPNAEMGLWPGEFANVRLILGVAKDAILLPTQSIQLGQQGHYVYVVKSDQTVELRPVELGQREEDNTIVLQGLQPQETVVLQGQINLYPGAKVAVVSITPGGK; encoded by the coding sequence ATGAAAAAAACTCTCATATTTTCTTCCCTATGCCTCCTTTCTCTTACCCAATGCTCTAAGCCGCCAGCACAGGCGCCTCGTCTTGCACCTGTTGCTGTTGTTCAGCCCACCCAGACTGATGTCGCGCTATATAAAGAGTATGTCGGGCACGTCACTCCATTTGTGACGGTCGAAGTCCGCTCTCAAATTGCCGGCACGATCATGGCCAAATATTTCACAGAAGGGCAGCTGGTTAAAAAAGACTCTCCTCTTCTCCTAATCGATGATCGTCCCTACATCGCAGATCTTCACAAAGCAGAGGGCGCTCTTTCGCGCACCATCGCAAGCTTAAAATTTAACGAGGAGAAGACACACAGATACGCCTCTCTTGTACAAGAGGAGTTTGTCTCCCAGCTCGATTACGACCAGTATGTGACAAATGTTTTAGAAGATAAGGGAACCATCAAAGAGAATCTCGCCGACATTGAAATTGCAAAACTCAACATTGGCTACTGCCACATAAATGCTCCGATGGATGCGATTGCGGGCGTGCTTAATGTCGAAGTGGGTAACTATGTCGACAAGGGAGGCTCGAACCCCCTCATGGTTCTCAATCAAGTAACCCCCATCTACGTGGATTTTTATGTCCCAGAGAAGGACCTTCCTCAGATCCAGAAACTCCAGCGCACCGGCCAATTGAAGACTCTTGCCTACTTGAACGAAGATCTAAACTCCTGTTTCGAAGGAGAGCTCACGTTGATTAACAACCAGGTTGACGAGAGCACAGGCACCATCCTGCTGCGAGCCACCTTTCCAAATGCAGAGATGGGTCTCTGGCCCGGAGAGTTCGCAAACGTTAGGCTAATTTTAGGAGTAGCAAAGGATGCGATTCTCCTGCCTACTCAATCTATCCAGCTCGGCCAACAAGGCCACTATGTCTACGTGGTGAAATCCGACCAGACTGTGGAGTTAAGACCAGTAGAGCTCGGTCAACGCGAAGAGGATAACACAATCGTTCTTCAGGGGCTGCAGCCTCA